The genomic region TTAAACTACAAGAGCTCCATCGTGATTAGTAAGCTACACTCGCCTTGTTAGATAAAGCTCTCATCTTATCCAAACCAAGTCGGACAACGAAATACTGCATGTGGAatgtttttaatcatttttataaCCTTTACAACTATTTAAAACAAAAGTTACAAACAGAATTGACCTGCAGTTGCATTTTCAAAATGTTACATAAATAGAACTCATATTTATAAATATTCTCTTtttataaacatataaatagtttttaaaacataaatacatttatgcAGGAATAAAGTACATGAATGTACAGCAGCAGCGACAATATACAGCTTTGCGGGTTTTAGTTTTTACACCAATGCCCGCCGTTTTGTAGTGTTTGATGTCTTTTTTATGTTATACATAGGTTGGTTGTTTTTAACATGTTGGTCATAGTCCTCATTTGTGCTGGTCAGGGTGGCATTCGTACCAAAAAAATGCTTCTTTTAAGGTTCTGCCTCAGGTGAGGTCCAACCTACACAAAGTTGTCCAAACCTATCGTCTTCTGAGAATTCTGTAAGAATGGGGAAACAAAAGAGAAATATTTTAGATTACTTGACTCTGCCACAGACACTTATCATTATCCTTCATGTTTGATGACAAACTTATTTCCCTAATGTTTTAACTGAAGGCTAGTACTGATGTAGAGGCAGGGGTTTCACACACCATAGTCCCAATACAGTATTAGGAGGGAAAATTGAGGGCTCCCATCTAAATAGTGTGGGGACTTTGTCACATGTACTTTATgaataacaccacacacacacacacacaccactgccaaaACAATCTGCACTCTGATCTCATTGTGTGCACTGCTAAGAGCCTATTACCACAAGCGAGACTGTGCAATCTGGTTCCATTTTTATGTCTTTGGAGTGTTCATTGGGGAATGCCGCCCGCTCCCCTTTTGACTGACTGACGGACAGTTCTAGAACGTCCACCAGGGGAAGCAGTAGAGCTCCATCTCTAGCACACGACTTTGAATGTGACACCTGCTGCAGTGGACGTCTTGCGCAGCCTAACATAGGTTCATTGGTTGGGATAGGGGTTTGCGTTTTAACCAATGAAGTTCGTCCTCTGTTTTGGTTGATTCCACTCTCACCTGCCTTTAACTGAACTTACAATTTGGTAAATGCTGCATATGGTTTGGCAGGTGGGTTGGACAATGGGTTCTATTATGGCTTTTGCAAAATATCTTAAATGTAACATTTGATCAGAAATGTAATTTCACATAATCGAAATAACTAACTCAGGGCGGGGTTGGTTACACGTACTGAAATTGTGGTCAATATCATTCCTCCCACAGAACAGACTTGAAGCGGAATAGCCTACTATCCTACTAGTGTGGTCTGTTTCAGAATGAAATTATTAACAGTCTTTCCAGTCACACATTACTTAATTCCAGTCACACATTTAGAAATTACGAGatgttgtgttttattgtctAACAAAAAAAATGGCTTACCAATAGATTCCCATTTCTTGCTTCTAACAGCCCATGCCACTCACGGTTCCTATTCTGTCCATCTTGTGTCCAAAGCAACCGCTTTTTGATGTGGATCCTCCCTTCTTGTTTCCTTGTTTGTGCTTTCGTACGGCGGGCTGATCGCTCATCATGCGCGCCCACATGCCTTTGGCGCGGGTGTCCAGACGGAGGTCCCGCAGTAGACGGACTCTGGTGCGTATGTTCTCCAATCTGCGCTCCCTCTCGCCAGACTCAAGGAAGTCCGACAGCTCTTCTCCCAGCAAGGATCGAAGAGACTgttaaaaaagggaaaaaaagatatattCAAGACTCATTTACCACCCAGTCGAAACTATAAAGCGTATTGTTTTCTCTTGAGAGTTAGTTGGTTTTTCTTGTGCATTGACTGGATCCCTCGCGTTTTGTCCTCTATTCTTGTCATGCACCACGCACGGTCACTACACAAACATTTACCTTGTTCTGCTATATTAACAGTAGTGTTCAGTACCGATCCAAAATTTAGACAGGAGAGAACTATCATAAAAGCGATATGTTGGAATATGTTGATATAAAAAATGGGCTGCGAAACGGGTGTGATGCAATCTGCTTTGGGGATGGACAGGTGCTGCCTGAACCGACTAGGAATAGTCACTCCTACAAAAGTGACTGGCTAACTCATGATTATCAAAATAACAGTAACAAATGAAGGCAATAACAGAACACATCTGTGGGACAAGGAGATATCCTAGCCTATGGTTAAGCAACCATGTCATGACGATTGTACTGTAACTGTTGAGTTTAGAGGCCACCGAGGATCGAACCAACCAAGTGGTTAGCGGAGAGCATGAATATCTACCAATTCAATGAAAAGTCAGATTAAATGACATGCTCTTGCAGAAGATACTTGTGGTCGAAAATGTTGTATATACAGTGATCCCGTTTTCAGTTAACTGTGCCTTCTCGCACTATACCTGTTTGGGCACTGCGCCCTTGCCATACACCACCTTGCGTATGCCCCCGTTCACCTCCGCAAATAGTGCACGTTACATTTTTTAGACTGTTCAGCCTTCAAGCAGGTCCATATTTGTGAAGTATATATTCTATACATGTTAATAGCCAGGGGCAACTCTTTATCTTTTTAAGAACCTTTTAACCCTGATATTCAGTGGATACCAATGACGCGCAAATTCCGTCTACATGTAAACCTTTTCCCCACACTTTCCAACAGCAGAGTTTTGGCACAATTTAGGCATACTATGTGTTCCACGCAGAAAATGCTTGTGGATATGCCCAATTAAATATCACCAGCACCCATACAATCCAAAAACATAGAGACATAATGACATAGAGACTTCTCAAATATACGCGGAAACTCTTTCAAAAGTCAGCGTGTCTGTCGCCAAGGCAGAGCCGGTAGCATATCGAGCGCAAATCTTATACTTATGAGACAGCATCAGTGGAGTCTCCTCTGATCGCTCAAAGGATATCCTGGGCAAGAACTATGGCGCATTAAGATAATGTAAGTTATCTCACCTTCTGTTGTGCCGGTGTTAAAGGTTTGGCCTCTATGCTGACTGAAAGCAGAGTCATCAATAGTCCACAAGCAAAAAGATGCGAGACGTTCATTCTGATAGTTTGCAAGCTACTGGTTCCGTTGTAAATAAGGTGCGCAACCAACTGGATCTTGGCTTCCTCTGTCTATGCTTTTACTCCCAAGAATCTCAAGTGCTTCTCTGACTCTTAACGATAGAGCTCAGTTTTTATAGTCACGTCCTGTGATGTCACACCAGCCTCCTCCCTTCCGaagctgccagttttttttcaAAGTACCTGCGTAAAAGGGAGTCGCGTCATTCTATATGATTTCTAATTATTGAAATCAATTACATCAACCGTTATGTCTGTATTCCATTTGTAATTAGGATAAGTGAAGAGCGGTCTTTTGCTTTTAGAGTGCACAAGCTGCTACCTTGCTTCAGAAACGGTGTAagttgtaaatgtaatgtaaacatcacatgtagcctactttaatATCGGAGAAGATAGTAGGCTATTTTAGCTCAGAAACATTTCCCCTTGTTTAATCCTTCTCATTGACATCACAAAATAAGGATATGCAACAGCCATCGCAGTTGTTCATTATGGAGagattaattaaattaatattttcttttatcACAGCAGTCAATTTTTATTATATGTTGCCTTTGCAAGCCCTTCTTGTCAAAACGGACGAATTAACCAACCGTATTCTTTATCTCAGGTAATTACTTCAGTATCAGTATGGATTAAAGTAGGGAACTGAAATTGTAGAGGGGGTACAGTGGTAGACACTGCGTGTTGCCTTGTGTTAATGCATTGATGGTGTTTCTTCATTCATGTATAGTCATTGAAATTGTAATACATTCGACCATTTCTTGTGAGCAAGTAGCCATTTAGGCTACTTAGTTTGGTTGGGAACCAAGGCACGCTCTCACTTCCATGACAGACGTGCAGATGAAAATGTCCGAGTTCCTTTGTAAATCGCTTGTGTAAGATGCCTTGTCGCCGACACTTAGCAATTAGTGTAGCATGACCTCTTTGTTTATCAGTGATTAATATGCAGGTTAGTCACTCGGCAACCTTGTTTGTATTGAATTTCCTCTGTAACGACtgaaaaaaactaacaaaacaTAGAAAACATGATGATTTTAGCCTACACAAAGCAATGATTCATTGAAGACAAACCCTTCAAGTCTGAAAACCTAACAACCTTTAATGAAGCCAAAACATTGCCTGACACTTCGGCGCTTATCGCAGACGACACCTGCGTGTTTCTGGGCCATTGCACAGAATCAAATGCTTGTCACTCCTTTCTTACCAGTTAATTACCATTTTCTGCCACATCCTATGTCATAGTAGATATCATAAGTCTGGATTGTATTACAGCGCCAATCGTTCCCATTGGTGAGACTCTGTCCCCAAAAGTAAATGCAAACGCCCCCGTGTAAGAAGCACCTTCTGTTTTGAGACACAGAGTGGCAGTGTAAGCTATGTTGAAACGCTAAGGACCATTTCAACTTAAATAGGTAACCCAGTAGTCAAAATCTAAAATGACTCTCCCTTGTTTGGTAAGTTTGAACTGCAATGAAATATCATCACAATTGATTACATTGGCTTACTGACACAATTGCTATATGTATCTATGCAGTATCTAGTGCTTTACACCTTTTTCATTAGTGATCAAAGTGGCTTGATATCCACGTCAAAATAATCAGCCTTAATCTGTCACATCCATGGGCTGTGATGTTCATAGGCACTTTTGACTAATTCCTAAAAGGGACTTCTACAAGCCTGACCTGAACACTGGCCTACTCTGGCTGTGAATTTAGCACTGATGGAGTACATCTGACATACCCCCTACATTGTAAGGGGAAAAGCTGCTGCCAATTACAAAAAAGTGACCCAAACAATATGTGCCCGTTTGGATGGAAACCAATCCATGTGATTCATACTGGTGTGATATGTGGATGTTGATGGTTTCCGACAGTGCTGTGAGCCCCCCGCGTAAGCAGGCACAGGGTGGTGATGG from Clupea harengus chromosome 10, Ch_v2.0.2, whole genome shotgun sequence harbors:
- the nppc gene encoding C-type natriuretic peptide; translation: MNVSHLFACGLLMTLLSVSIEAKPLTPAQQKSLRSLLGEELSDFLESGERERRLENIRTRVRLLRDLRLDTRAKGMWARMMSDQPAVRKHKQGNKKGGSTSKSGCFGHKMDRIGTVSGMGC